AAAGGACAACCACAATTTCAGATATTTTTtccgaataaataaatacaaagagaATCGATAGAGAAATGGTATATCGTAAGGGCGATTCAAGTTCGCAGAATGAGCTCGTGGCAAAAGCCCTTCGGTCCTTTGCATCAAAGCTTACAGGGTTTTGCGACGCTCACTCGACCCATTTCTACGTCATCGTGTACCATCTAGTAAACCACGATGTGTATGCAGTTATACTACGTATATTGTAAAGAACCTATTAACAACGATTTGCATATATTTacgtaatgaaaaaaaaaaagaagaagaagaaaaattttgaaataatatttactgatttatatttaatctattatcgatgtttaagggaaaagaaatttttcaagcaattaataataatatctcttcCAATTTGAAATAAGCAATAATGatgttgaataaaattaataactaataCCTTAATACGTTGTCGTACAATTGTAATTCGATGTTCAATTAGAGAACTATTTGGAACCGTTccgaatgataaaattaacataaCACGATAAAAATTCCGATCGAAATCTAAATGCAAACGTAAAAACGTTTCCCTTAAAGAAGATTAATGCGTcttggaaagaaaattttttagattttctaattcaagaattcgaagaaaattttgagGAAATAGATAATGTTGAATGCATCGGATATAAGGAACAGAAATGGGACGTGATGATAAGTGGTTTCATGGAGGATGTTTAACATTTTTGGATTTATGTGATCTCCGCGGAGAAGTTTtatacgaggaaaaaaaataatttttcttcctgtTCGAAaacttggttttttttctttgttttacttGGGCCATGACACTCCAAATCAGGGATTTATATCATTTGACTTTTTGAATGAGAAAcaatttttctgtttctttttcattattattattattattattattttctttttttttttttttttttttttttaacaaatttaaaattactttttaattttatcttaatattataattcctcaaatgtatttactttcataaataatttatatttttttcttcggtcGATTAAGCTTACAATGTACTGAatctttaattaaatgtaGGGCCATCAATTTTAGTATTACCCTAATTACAAAAgttttaacttttcttttttaattatttatttatttttctttttttatttatatttttttttttttttttaattgaacttGATCTCTCTTTTAGTCGttgatcttttctctttctctctctctcgtccgaAACATTTCTTCAAGCTTCACCTAACTGGACCAACGTCCCTTTTTGTATTTCTGTTAGCATCAAAAGGATTCCCAAGCTCTCTATCTGCCTCGCCAATTGCCTCAGCAAAATGAGAAACGTCGACTCGTGCTAATTAGCACAGGACGAGGATGTTACCGGACTCTGGGCACGTTCTTCGTGACAATAATTATTGCGAGTATTCCATCATCCCATCTTTttagagaaaacgagagaaagagagaaatatagaaagatagagagagagagagagagagaaggtaaatGATAAACAGACTTTACGTTTGCCGACTTCATGGATGATGAAAGTTTACGATTTAATGTTGTCCATCCTCtgtatctttcttcctccttttagcatattaattaaatcttttaattgCAAGAGACATTGCATTTGtcatttgaataaaataacaagGTATCGTTTAAATCAAATCTACATTTAAATCGTTTTAACTCTTTCGATGGAATTAGGATAATGTCATCTAAAGTTTTGTTTTCGTACGTACCATTCATCCATTtacgaaaatttaaatatctcgagttaattattaatatttctaaaataattgatCGTAGACGATAATTACATTGAATTAAGGAAATACGTGATTGATTGATCGATTGAttgtttgatcgatcgatcggtcgattGATCCTCCTAAAATCGAGAGAAAACATACGAAACGTTGTTGGAATACAACCGGGCCAATTCTTCGGTGCATGTCTGTTTATGCATAGTATATAAGAGAGTAGTGGTATATGTCAACTATGGTCAGCCATACGACAACGGTGTGACGGACCATTGTATGTGGTTTCCTATGACAAACATCGCAAGGACGATGCCGAGAGCGTAACGGCAGTCTCTACTGAACATCGCCAGGGGTAGACGCGTTTACTTTACGTGCCCTATGCTGTTGTAGTACGCGCCAATTCAATGCTAAACTATGGTTAATCAAGCGTTCTAGAATCCGAACGCTTTGTGCATGCTTGATAACTAAGCCAGGCATCGAATTCGAATCGCCATCGATTATATTAGGAGACCAAGAAACGCCCTTGCAAACGTTCTTCTATGATgaaagaacgaaacgaaacgaaacgcaaCGAAATCCAACGAAAGGAAACGATAGGAATAGAGAACAATCGCTCATTTTTAATCTCGTTTATTAGTCCGTTCGACTttatgctctctctctttctctctttctctctctctctctctctctctctccctctctctctctctttctctctctctctctaagcgACTCTTCACGAAACAACAAGATCAACGAGAGCGTTGCCGAGCACCATATCGATtatctcacacacacactccccctcccctccccaccccctccccctctccatTCTGTGCATTAACGCCGGATGCAATATGCATTTTGAGCTCCGTCACGCGAGATAAACGGCTGCTCGTTCGAGTCGAAGGCATTTATGGTCGGCCTCCGAATGCGTCCAAGCAAATTTCATCGATGATAAGCCAATCGAATTGTCAGAAACTTATCGATTTTACTTAGTTCGATTATCCTTCGAAATTGGATAAAAGAaactattgtaaaaaaaaaagaaaaagaaagaaataagggagaagaaaaaagaaaatgtacaagcaagagaaaagaaatcaaaagagaaaggaaaaagaagaaaagaaggaaggaacgaacgtatgatcgttccttcttcttcttcttttttttttctcttttctttcctttctctttctctcgtcttttCTTCGTCAAAATTATCCCGAAACAAATCTTACGAACCGACAAAATCGACTTCTCTCGTGTCCTTTGTCGATGAaggcaaaaggaaaaaagaaaaaacgaattcGCAATTTTCAATAAACTTCCTTTCGAGTttaataatcctttttttattaattatatgttttCCCCTCTTTaactttccctccctccccatCCTTAAACCCTTCCCTTCCTCCTATCCTCATGTGCTCTGGCACTTTGGATGCTTCGTCATATACGTCAAAGCATTCCGTGAATGCGGTTACCACGTGGCTTCACCTACGTACTACGTAAGGGAAtttaattttgcaaaattGGGTCGTGCACGTAATGTCgcagtattaaaataatttctcctTTCGTATTATCGTTCGAAACCCTTTACTTTTTCTAGAAAACTCTTCTCTAATGAGAGACCacttctacattttttttttcttttctttttcttcttttctcgagCCCACGAATTTGTAGTAAATGAAATCGACTCTTTGATTATACACTTTTGATAGAATGTCACGAGATCTTATGAGTCTCGCTCGTTTTAACtcggaaaacgaaaaaaaaaaaaaaaaaaaaaaaaagaaaaagaaaaaagaaagtagaaaaaagataaaagggaaacagaaaagaaaataataaaaacaatatcaccgattttatttattactcttcgtaaataaatgcaaaataatTTACTTCCTATGCCCTTTAATAACTAGCCAATGTCCTGTAATTCTCACGttaaggatatttttttttctttttttattttattttaatgagagGCTCAAATTAtgcttgaagaaaaagaatgaaaaaaaaaaaaaaaaaaaaattaacgggTATTCACGTAAACGagcgttttttttattatcactcGGAACATTAACTTCTTTCCTTGTcgtctccttctccctccccATCTCATTCACCATCATCTCCattcttttcccttccctCTCTTATACGATGGCCAAGGGTTGAACTGCTTACCATCCTGAAGAACGTCTATGTGTTCCTTCGAGGAAGCATCGAATCCTAGCACGTACGAGGACATAAATCTGACAGTTGTAGGAATCTATGAACAAAAGTGGAGCCACTTACACGCGcgtaaagtaaaatttatgggAGGCGTGGGAATATAAATGTGCGGCGTATCATAAATTCCGTTCATCCAAGAACTGAGAACTGTGGTACCGCGTTTCCGAGCAAACGCGGCAAAGCACGAATATACTAACGATATTGTTCGAGGTATCCACGAGGCCAAACCTTGTCCTCCTGCCTTTCATTCTCGAGAGAGAAcaacgatttattttatcggcCAGTACGTCTCTCGGACCCATGGGATCACCCGCAAATCACTGGCTTCGCGTGTACTAGCTCCTATACCCTTATCAAATGCTTCGctgcttcctttttttctttttccttttcttctctttttttttttttcttatttgctcttttttttccttttttctttctttcttttttctctttattttttattttttacttaccCTATCCTATACATTGCAAAAGCGTAATTTTACGATACAACCAACTCAAAGGTTATAATTGGAAATTAAGAAGAACTTGATACGAGAGATGCCGATTAAaatttgcttttatttattcgtataggaataaaatttctttttaaaattctaattattatccgAGTCCGTCCGAATGACGCCATCATACGTCGTCTTCATCGATATATGACATGTCGTTTTCATACAAATTACACATAACATCAAATTGACAATCTTCCTCGTTACTCGGATATAAATCTTTCATTGTTGACAATGGACATGGCATATTCTTTGGACAATTTGGCAAATATACAACACGTTCTTGATGCATAAAAAGAATGCTAGGTCCTTGCGATTCACAACTGAAATAAATGAGattgtttttatatgtatgaaGAATACGAGAATGATTATGACAGAGTCATACTTACTCGTACAAAACAAAAGCTATGTTTGATGCAAAAGCATCGATGTACGTTGTTCTCCAAGCTCTATTATCTACGTGTAATCGAAATGAATCGTGCGTTAATGGAATTTTATCCCGTGCTACTCCTAATCTTGCTAAAAACTTAAGGATAGTTCCAGAATgcgtaaaatatattgatgCTAATGTTTCGTTGTCTTCCCtttaaataatgatatcaattacaaaatactatataaaataatactgatattatattttatatataattcttacgagaaaaatttaaaaatatccaaCAAAACTACACATGCTTGTTCATAAGTGATCTTGTATCCATATCCATCGATccaataatattctatatcaTTTGCAAATTCAAGAAcctacaaatatttatattaatatgtttcaaaaaaaaattatattaatataaattataaatatgcatTCTATTGTTTATACCTTAAAATCATCCAATGACAATAATTCACACCAAGGTGAATCTTCATCCTTGTACCATGCAGTTTCAAAGGCACACATGGCATAAATTAAATCTAAAGTGTCTGAAACatcaaatttgtaatatttttcatctaaATTATCGTgctattcaaaataaatatatataaccaatttaaaaaatgattatcaCAAACATTTCACAAAAGTACaattaaatcaatgatatcTATTGAACATTAAGAatgaatattagaaaataatagaaccGTAACACAGTAATGATTTAATGCAAACCATAATTGATTTGATGACCGATTCTTTTTGAAACACTTTTCACTGTAGTTGTCAAAAGTTCACTTTtcaaaaatctttctttctcaatgtGCGcagatttatttttcgaaacttCATTACTCCAACGAGTACAACGtttataaaactaaaaaatgaAGTGAAATGTTTTTTATACCTACACCCAATaagggaaatatatatatatatatatatatatagatatacatattctataattaaaattacccTTAGAATAGGATCTTTATGCTTTGGTTTAGGATATTCAACATTTTGACTATTTTGCCAACCAAATAAACCAACAGCAAAGTGTTTAGCACTTTCTTCGGTTCTTTGTGTTGCAGTATATTTGAgctataaatgatataattgaaaatatattaaatataactagtaaaagtaaaaaatatatatggtatataatatgaataccTTATaagatcttttattatatatttctggCATAATATTAGGAAATCTAGATTGATATCTCTCACCAAGATCGATCATTTcattctctccttcctttgcAAGATTCATCATATCATTCTTTGTGAATCTTAACTTCCAATtacttaatttaattatagtaTCATGAGATAAATtggttttattcattttataattatttaatataattttctgcAATTCTGGCAGATTCTTTATCATATGaggtacatttttctttccaggATATCTTGTGCCATGTCTTAATATCAACCAAATCTTTTTTGGTTTACATcctgaaagaaataatacacAAAATAAAGtacatattgaatatattattaattactatcaattaattaaacaaaaaaaagaaaaatatatatatatatatatacctgaaTATTCGATAGGTGTATCATGTTGGTAACCTATAAATCTGTAAGGCGTTTTTGATCCTAGTCTGCatctataattatcattttgtaAGAAACAATCATATGCAAAACAAacgatatttgttattaaaaatataaaaacgatacgTAAATCtagtatcattttatatatatactttttttaataaccaaTCTGTCGTAAAAAGTAACTTAAGGGAAGCACATACAAAATATGTAACGTGTAAACTCTTAAAATCCATTTCGGAAAATGtagattattatctttatctttatcgtgGATTAACAGaaaaaacttatattattatcttcatatcTATCACCAATGACTGGAACAAATgaaatcatatttaaaattatgtttGACAACTTTGTTTAGGaggaattttattaaactttttatagATGGCTCTGTAATTGCAAAATTTCTATATGTTTATCGTAGATGTCTCtgatcgatagaatttatgGGTTAAACAATCTACTACAAAGAAACTTTgcacattaaataataattgtgatatatttatttaattttaactaACTTAGGTACACAATCAGCAGCTATGGCTGTggactcaaaaaaaaaaaaaaataggagagaaagaatgaatgatttcttttttgttcccgACGTCATTGTTGTCTCCTTTGTTTTCGGCGTCTTTATTGTCTCTCCGTTTTGTTTGATTGATTTCCCACGTGTGCGTTTGGTGGCGCTGAGGCATGTTAGTTATGTGTCTTGCCAGAAGAGGCGTAACAGTCGCAAAAAGATCGCcacaatttcataaaaatttgtcTTAATGTCAATGCAATAATTAATTCCCTTCGAATCACTTCGAGTATAATAGTGTTAAACAAGTGTAATTATAAAGACAGTatagattgttttttttttttttaaatatctaaatataactCA
The genomic region above belongs to Vespa crabro chromosome 2, iyVesCrab1.2, whole genome shotgun sequence and contains:
- the LOC124433085 gene encoding multiple inositol polyphosphate phosphatase 1-like isoform X1 — its product is MTSGTKKKSFILSLLFFFFFESTAIAADCVPKCRLGSKTPYRFIGYQHDTPIEYSGCKPKKIWLILRHGTRYPGKKNVPHMIKNLPELQKIILNNYKMNKTNLSHDTIIKLSNWKLRFTKNDMMNLAKEGENEMIDLGERYQSRFPNIMPEIYNKRSYKLKYTATQRTEESAKHFAVGLFGWQNSQNVEYPKPKHKDPILRFYKRCTRWSNEVSKNKSAHIEKERFLKSELLTTTVKSVSKRIGHQINYDTLDLIYAMCAFETAWYKDEDSPWCELLSLDDFKVLEFANDIEYYWIDGYGYKITYEQACVVLLDIFKFFSEDNETLASIYFTHSGTILKFLARLGVARDKIPLTHDSFRLHVDNRAWRTTYIDAFASNIAFVLYDCESQGPSILFMHQERVVYLPNCPKNMPCPLSTMKDLYPSNEEDCQFDVMCNLYENDMSYIDEDDV
- the LOC124433085 gene encoding multiple inositol polyphosphate phosphatase 1-like isoform X2 produces the protein MILDLRIVFIFLITNIVCFAYDCFLQNDNYRCRLGSKTPYRFIGYQHDTPIEYSGCKPKKIWLILRHGTRYPGKKNVPHMIKNLPELQKIILNNYKMNKTNLSHDTIIKLSNWKLRFTKNDMMNLAKEGENEMIDLGERYQSRFPNIMPEIYNKRSYKLKYTATQRTEESAKHFAVGLFGWQNSQNVEYPKPKHKDPILRFYKRCTRWSNEVSKNKSAHIEKERFLKSELLTTTVKSVSKRIGHQINYDTLDLIYAMCAFETAWYKDEDSPWCELLSLDDFKVLEFANDIEYYWIDGYGYKITYEQACVVLLDIFKFFSEDNETLASIYFTHSGTILKFLARLGVARDKIPLTHDSFRLHVDNRAWRTTYIDAFASNIAFVLYDCESQGPSILFMHQERVVYLPNCPKNMPCPLSTMKDLYPSNEEDCQFDVMCNLYENDMSYIDEDDV
- the LOC124433085 gene encoding multiple inositol polyphosphate phosphatase 1-like isoform X3, producing the protein MIKNLPELQKIILNNYKMNKTNLSHDTIIKLSNWKLRFTKNDMMNLAKEGENEMIDLGERYQSRFPNIMPEIYNKRSYKLKYTATQRTEESAKHFAVGLFGWQNSQNVEYPKPKHKDPILRFYKRCTRWSNEVSKNKSAHIEKERFLKSELLTTTVKSVSKRIGHQINYDTLDLIYAMCAFETAWYKDEDSPWCELLSLDDFKVLEFANDIEYYWIDGYGYKITYEQACVVLLDIFKFFSEDNETLASIYFTHSGTILKFLARLGVARDKIPLTHDSFRLHVDNRAWRTTYIDAFASNIAFVLYDCESQGPSILFMHQERVVYLPNCPKNMPCPLSTMKDLYPSNEEDCQFDVMCNLYENDMSYIDEDDV